The proteins below come from a single Crossiella sp. CA-258035 genomic window:
- a CDS encoding MFS transporter, with the protein MDVQSDQGAARPSRVPVWGLLGSTALSVTGNAIVGVAMPILVLQRTGSAVLAGVVAAAAAAPLVLSALFGGALVDRFGRRRSSVAADLLSAAAVAALPLLDMTVGLGIPVILALVALGAVFDGPGMAARESLRPDVAARAKLPLEKINSWGEAVDGIGGVAGPGLAGVLIAVIGPMNTLWATVIMFFLASLLTFAVVPSTEVRGADRPPAEPYWQSVWQGLKFVWTEGALRATALTGMLIVLFLAPITSVIMPAMMFQAGRPEQTGFVLALFAVGGIIGAIGYGVIARWASRRASLLGALLLTSVAFCGFALSTEFGWLLTLALITGVVSGPINPVTAVVMQERTPEHMRGRVIGTVASLSLAASPLGAVVAGPIVEFSGPATAFVIIGAGCLLATAYAALTPGLRRIEPSQAPFAPAPEKANTR; encoded by the coding sequence GTGGACGTCCAATCGGACCAGGGGGCCGCGCGCCCCTCCCGGGTACCTGTCTGGGGCCTGCTCGGCTCGACGGCGCTGTCCGTCACCGGTAACGCGATCGTGGGTGTCGCGATGCCGATCCTGGTGTTGCAGCGCACGGGTAGCGCCGTGCTCGCGGGTGTGGTCGCGGCCGCGGCCGCCGCTCCGCTGGTGCTGTCCGCGCTCTTCGGCGGGGCGCTGGTGGACCGGTTCGGGCGGCGGCGCTCCAGCGTGGCCGCCGACCTGCTCAGCGCCGCCGCGGTGGCCGCGCTGCCGCTGCTGGACATGACCGTGGGCCTTGGCATCCCGGTGATCCTGGCGCTGGTCGCGCTCGGCGCGGTCTTCGACGGCCCCGGCATGGCCGCGCGCGAGTCGCTGCGGCCGGATGTGGCGGCCCGCGCGAAGCTACCCCTCGAGAAGATCAACTCCTGGGGTGAGGCGGTGGACGGGATCGGCGGCGTGGCCGGTCCAGGACTCGCCGGTGTGCTGATCGCGGTGATCGGGCCGATGAACACCTTGTGGGCCACCGTGATCATGTTCTTCCTGGCCTCGCTGCTCACCTTCGCCGTGGTGCCCTCCACCGAGGTCAGGGGCGCGGACCGGCCGCCTGCCGAGCCGTACTGGCAGTCGGTGTGGCAGGGCCTGAAGTTCGTCTGGACCGAGGGCGCGCTGCGCGCCACCGCGCTCACCGGCATGCTGATCGTGCTGTTCCTGGCCCCGATCACCTCGGTGATCATGCCCGCGATGATGTTCCAGGCCGGGCGGCCCGAGCAGACCGGTTTTGTGCTCGCGCTCTTCGCCGTCGGCGGCATCATCGGCGCCATCGGCTACGGCGTGATCGCCAGGTGGGCCTCCCGCCGCGCCTCGCTGCTGGGCGCGCTGCTGCTGACCTCGGTGGCCTTCTGCGGTTTCGCGCTGAGCACCGAGTTCGGCTGGCTGCTCACCCTGGCGCTGATCACCGGTGTGGTCTCCGGCCCGATCAACCCGGTCACCGCGGTGGTCATGCAGGAGCGCACGCCGGAGCACATGCGCGGCCGGGTGATCGGCACGGTCGCCTCGCTGTCCCTGGCGGCCAGCCCGCTGGGCGCGGTGGTCGCCGGTCCCATCGTCGAATTCTCCGGTCCCGCAACGGCTTTCGTCATCATCGGCGCCGGCTGCCTGCTGGCCACCGCCTACGCCGCCCTCACCCCGGGGCTGCGCCGGATCGAACCTTCGCAGGCGCCGTTCGCTCCGGCGCCGGAGAAGGCGAACACTCGATGA
- a CDS encoding cytochrome P450 → MNNLGPAASLRLGSQIQAAKAANWLLGGLGDLLVQVEHPKWRDDPYPLYERMREKGPLYRGLSGTWATTSFALCNQVLRDRRFGMKNADGTAPLGGAMAVVSQNYPESFLDMDPPDHTRLRRLAAPAFNPRRVDGYRPRVQQIVDSLLDEVEQQESFDLVRDLAAPLPITVISDLLGIPEPDRAAFAEYGAMIGEGLSGVHSIRQAKDLIEVGADLVSLFDRLLHERAKEPGDDVISSLAGAVGEEKMTAHELHGCALLLLVAGFETTVNLIGNGVRALLAHPEQWAQLRAKPELAASTVEEVLRYDPPVQASMRVAHTDVELAGETIKAGQLVGVLLAAGNRDPEVYEEPAKFDITRGTGPEHLAFSSGIHYCLGARLARIEGELVFRTLAERMPLLRQAGPLERRETNSIRGLRKFPVAANFPAQRCQ, encoded by the coding sequence ATGAACAACCTGGGCCCCGCCGCCTCCCTTCGGCTCGGCTCGCAGATCCAGGCTGCCAAGGCCGCGAACTGGCTGCTCGGCGGACTCGGCGATCTGCTCGTGCAGGTGGAGCACCCGAAATGGCGGGACGACCCGTATCCGCTCTACGAACGGATGCGGGAGAAGGGCCCGCTCTACCGCGGGCTCAGCGGCACCTGGGCCACCACCTCCTTCGCCCTGTGCAACCAGGTGCTGCGGGACCGCCGCTTCGGCATGAAGAACGCCGACGGCACCGCGCCGCTGGGCGGTGCGATGGCCGTGGTGTCGCAGAACTACCCGGAAAGCTTCCTGGACATGGACCCGCCGGACCACACCCGGCTGCGCAGGCTGGCCGCGCCCGCGTTCAACCCGCGCCGGGTCGACGGCTACCGGCCGAGGGTGCAGCAGATCGTGGACTCGCTGCTGGACGAGGTGGAGCAGCAGGAGAGCTTCGACCTGGTCCGCGACCTGGCCGCGCCACTGCCGATCACGGTGATCAGCGACCTGCTGGGCATCCCGGAGCCGGACCGGGCCGCCTTCGCCGAGTACGGCGCGATGATCGGCGAGGGCCTCAGCGGCGTGCACTCCATCCGCCAGGCCAAGGATCTGATCGAGGTCGGCGCGGACCTGGTATCGCTGTTCGACCGACTGTTGCATGAGCGTGCAAAGGAACCCGGCGACGACGTGATCAGCAGCCTCGCGGGCGCGGTCGGTGAGGAGAAGATGACCGCGCACGAGCTGCACGGCTGCGCGCTGCTGCTGCTGGTGGCCGGGTTCGAGACCACGGTGAACCTGATCGGCAACGGCGTGCGCGCGCTGCTGGCGCACCCCGAGCAGTGGGCTCAGCTGCGCGCCAAGCCGGAGCTGGCCGCCTCCACGGTGGAGGAGGTGCTGCGCTACGACCCGCCGGTGCAGGCCTCCATGCGGGTCGCGCACACCGACGTCGAGCTCGCGGGCGAGACCATCAAGGCCGGTCAGCTCGTCGGCGTGCTGCTGGCCGCGGGCAACCGCGACCCCGAGGTCTACGAGGAGCCGGCCAAGTTCGACATCACCCGCGGCACCGGACCGGAGCACCTGGCCTTCTCCAGCGGCATCCACTACTGCCTCGGCGCGCGGCTGGCCCGGATCGAGGGCGAGCTGGTCTTCCGCACCCTGGCCGAGCGGATGCCGTTGCTGCGGCAGGCCGGTCCGCTGGAACGGCGGGAGACCAACTCCATCCGGGGACTGCGCAAGTTCCCGGTGGCCGCGAACTTCCCCGCGCAGCGCTGTCAGTGA
- a CDS encoding ribose-phosphate diphosphokinase — protein MRDIAVFSGSAHPELAAEICAQLEVPLRPVRTQRFANDCIEVQLQANCRQRDVFLIQPLVTPVQENLVELLLMLDAARGASAARTTVVMPHYAYARSDKKDAPRISIGGRLVADLLVAAGANRVLAMTLHSPQVHGFFSVPVDHLHALRELAGHFRQHDLGNTTVVSPDLGNAKEASHFARLLGVPVAAGAKQRFADDKVTISSVIGEVAGRDIIVLDDEIAKGSTVLELLDRLRELGARTIRVACTHGLFSSGALKRIGDQPDVLEIVCTNTVPIPAGERVPKLKVLSIAPALAEAMRRIHNGESVSALFDA, from the coding sequence GTGCGGGACATCGCGGTCTTCAGTGGCAGTGCGCACCCCGAGCTGGCCGCGGAGATCTGCGCCCAGCTGGAAGTGCCGCTGCGGCCGGTGCGGACCCAGCGCTTCGCCAACGACTGCATCGAGGTGCAGTTGCAGGCCAACTGCCGGCAGCGGGACGTGTTCCTGATCCAGCCACTGGTGACGCCGGTGCAGGAGAACCTGGTCGAGCTGCTGCTGATGCTGGACGCGGCGCGCGGGGCCTCGGCGGCGCGCACCACCGTGGTGATGCCGCACTACGCCTACGCGCGCTCGGACAAGAAGGACGCGCCGCGGATCTCCATCGGCGGGCGGCTGGTGGCCGACCTGCTGGTGGCCGCGGGGGCCAACCGGGTGCTGGCGATGACGCTGCACTCGCCGCAGGTGCACGGGTTCTTCAGCGTGCCGGTGGACCACCTGCACGCGCTGCGCGAGCTGGCCGGGCACTTCCGGCAGCACGACCTGGGCAACACCACCGTGGTCTCGCCGGACCTGGGCAACGCCAAGGAAGCCTCGCACTTCGCCCGGCTGCTCGGTGTGCCGGTGGCCGCGGGGGCCAAGCAGCGCTTCGCCGACGACAAGGTGACCATCAGCTCGGTGATCGGCGAGGTGGCCGGGCGGGACATCATCGTGCTGGACGACGAGATCGCCAAGGGCAGTACCGTACTGGAGCTGCTGGACCGGCTGCGCGAGCTGGGCGCGCGCACCATCAGGGTGGCCTGCACGCACGGGCTGTTCTCCTCGGGCGCGCTCAAGCGGATCGGCGACCAGCCGGACGTGCTGGAGATCGTGTGCACCAACACGGTGCCGATTCCGGCCGGTGAGCGGGTGCCCAAGCTGAAGGTCCTCTCCATCGCGCCCGCGCTGGCCGAGGCGATGCGGCGCATCCACAACGGCGAGTCGGTCAGCGCGCTGTTCGACGCCTAG
- a CDS encoding serine hydrolase, with the protein MSRKWTAALFVLLTVAVAGCQRAPEPGVAGFGAQPHVVSPEVRVDTPGEYSWSLRETKTGAVRGSANQDRFANTVESMIKAWIAFDFLNGLGQAKPSPADLTSLHRMIHVSDDQAAQRLYRQRGSDQVIQRLIRTCGLTGTTIKTGWWSKTRMTADDATRMGQCLFDGRQLSPQWTKWLREEMRTVDRSNAFGIAEARGLAGKPLAIKNGWTEHGATNNWAVNCLAVWEDKVLAVLVSYPAKLGQAHGASVCRQVAEQLFPV; encoded by the coding sequence ATGAGTCGCAAGTGGACAGCCGCCCTGTTCGTCCTGCTCACCGTGGCCGTCGCCGGCTGCCAGCGAGCGCCGGAACCAGGCGTGGCCGGGTTCGGCGCCCAGCCGCACGTGGTCAGCCCCGAGGTCAGGGTGGACACCCCTGGCGAGTACTCCTGGTCGCTGCGGGAGACCAAGACCGGTGCGGTGCGCGGCTCGGCCAACCAGGACCGCTTCGCCAACACGGTGGAGTCGATGATCAAGGCCTGGATCGCCTTCGACTTCCTCAACGGCCTCGGCCAGGCCAAGCCCAGCCCGGCCGACCTGACCAGCCTGCACCGCATGATCCACGTCTCCGACGACCAGGCCGCGCAACGGCTCTACCGCCAGCGCGGCTCGGACCAGGTGATCCAGCGGCTGATCCGCACCTGCGGCCTGACCGGCACCACGATCAAGACCGGCTGGTGGTCCAAGACCAGGATGACCGCCGATGACGCGACCAGGATGGGCCAGTGCCTCTTCGACGGCCGCCAGCTCAGTCCACAGTGGACGAAGTGGCTGCGCGAGGAGATGCGCACCGTGGACCGCAGCAACGCCTTCGGCATCGCCGAGGCCCGCGGCCTGGCCGGCAAGCCGCTCGCGATCAAGAACGGCTGGACCGAGCACGGGGCCACGAACAACTGGGCGGTGAACTGCCTCGCGGTGTGGGAGGACAAGGTGCTCGCCGTGCTGGTCAGCTACCCGGCCAAGCTCGGCCAGGCGCACGGCGCCTCGGTCTGCCGCCAGGTAGCCGAGCAGCTGTTCCCGGTCTAG
- a CDS encoding response regulator transcription factor — MSARILLAEDDQKQAHLIRVYLERAGHSVLACADGRTALELARSRRPDLIVLDVMMPEVDGLDVCRILRAESKVPILMLTARSTESDLLLGLDLGADDYMVKPFSPAELTARVRALLRRAADRTAPELITVGELEIDPTRYTVRLRGELVELTAKEFDILHALAQQPGVPLTRAQILERAFGFDNHVLERTVDAHVKNLRRKVEDDPARPRYLLTVSGRGYKLAEDAG, encoded by the coding sequence GTGAGCGCGCGCATCCTCCTCGCCGAGGACGACCAGAAGCAGGCGCACCTGATCCGCGTCTACCTGGAACGCGCCGGGCACAGCGTGCTCGCCTGCGCGGACGGGCGGACCGCGCTGGAACTGGCCCGCTCCAGGCGGCCGGACCTGATCGTGCTGGACGTGATGATGCCCGAGGTGGACGGCCTGGACGTGTGCCGCATCCTGCGCGCGGAGTCCAAGGTGCCGATCCTGATGCTCACCGCCCGCTCCACCGAGTCGGACCTGCTGCTGGGGCTGGACCTGGGCGCGGACGACTACATGGTCAAGCCGTTCAGCCCGGCCGAGCTGACCGCGAGGGTGCGCGCGCTGCTGCGCCGCGCCGCCGACCGGACCGCGCCGGAGCTGATCACGGTGGGGGAGCTGGAGATCGACCCGACCCGGTACACCGTGCGGCTGCGCGGCGAGCTGGTGGAACTGACCGCCAAGGAGTTCGACATCCTGCACGCGCTGGCCCAGCAGCCGGGGGTGCCGCTGACCCGCGCCCAGATCCTGGAGCGCGCCTTCGGTTTTGACAACCACGTGCTGGAGCGCACGGTGGACGCGCACGTGAAGAACCTGCGCCGCAAGGTGGAGGACGATCCGGCCCGGCCGCGCTACCTGCTCACGGTGAGCGGGCGCGGGTACAAGCTGGCCGAGGACGCCGGATGA
- a CDS encoding ATP-binding protein — MSPRWHGSLRFRLLMLTAVVAVLSAGLTAWLTVYQASQQVSSEAAAEQAVSKSIVDELVGYGAVRGKWDGVAGTVRALRDRTGQRIRLTTMAGQVVVDSDTLDGGPARPLGNRTPLLIDPVPTPVPPPEAFSGSISLPTLTTFRTVPPASTQSIPFTTGTTSAQGYTTAPTQTWLSRLLNYRKDVELASCLIDKGFAVEQQAKPDGIPVVDLIGPDPDQGRKQALAECAGKFRAAEMVRAEGAAYEACKVNPGGSTEQCVLSRFRSKVQEIMPAPLLLSMGAGEPLSARTVPLLPALLAAAGVALVAILGMWLVSRRVLRPVGALMTASTRLGAGDLAERVPVRGHDEIADLAGAFNRMADSLQRSEERQRRMIADIAHELRTPLANIRGYLEALKDGVLPPDPDLFDSLHEEALLQQRLIEDIQLLALADAGSLSYQHEPVDLGEVVAATRTGFQAVATAAGVDLVSTVDDPAPVVTGDPNRLRQVLGNLVSNAIRATPAGGVVELAARAEGGMAVLTVTDTGRGIRAADLPHVFDRFWRADDARTRATGGSGLGLSIAREIVTAHGGAIAAESPAVEGAGGAVGAAGGSGSRFSVRLPLLTGTAGGTGSPGTAPTTPPR; from the coding sequence ATGAGTCCGCGCTGGCACGGCAGCCTGCGGTTCCGGCTGCTGATGCTCACCGCGGTGGTCGCGGTGCTGTCCGCGGGGCTGACCGCCTGGCTGACCGTGTACCAGGCCAGCCAGCAGGTGTCCTCCGAGGCGGCCGCCGAGCAGGCGGTGTCCAAGTCCATTGTGGACGAGCTGGTCGGCTACGGCGCGGTGCGCGGCAAGTGGGACGGCGTCGCGGGCACCGTGCGCGCGCTCAGGGACCGCACCGGGCAACGGATCCGGCTGACCACCATGGCCGGTCAGGTGGTGGTGGACAGCGACACCCTGGACGGCGGCCCCGCGCGGCCGCTGGGCAACCGGACGCCGTTGCTGATCGACCCGGTGCCCACTCCGGTCCCGCCGCCGGAGGCCTTCTCCGGCTCGATCTCGCTGCCCACCCTCACGACCTTCAGGACCGTGCCCCCGGCCAGCACCCAGTCCATCCCGTTCACCACCGGGACGACCTCGGCACAGGGCTACACCACCGCCCCGACGCAGACCTGGCTGTCCCGCTTGCTCAACTACCGCAAGGACGTCGAGCTCGCGAGCTGCCTGATCGACAAGGGCTTCGCGGTGGAGCAGCAGGCGAAGCCGGACGGGATCCCGGTGGTGGACCTGATCGGGCCCGATCCGGATCAGGGCCGCAAGCAGGCGCTGGCGGAGTGCGCGGGCAAGTTCCGCGCCGCGGAGATGGTCAGGGCGGAGGGCGCGGCCTACGAGGCGTGCAAGGTCAATCCGGGTGGCAGCACCGAGCAGTGCGTGCTCAGCAGGTTCCGGAGCAAGGTCCAGGAGATCATGCCCGCGCCGCTGCTGCTGTCCATGGGCGCGGGCGAGCCGCTGTCCGCGCGGACCGTGCCGCTGCTGCCCGCGCTGCTGGCCGCGGCCGGGGTGGCGCTGGTGGCGATCCTGGGCATGTGGCTGGTCAGCCGCCGGGTGCTGCGGCCGGTGGGCGCGCTGATGACCGCCTCCACCCGGCTCGGCGCCGGTGACCTGGCCGAGCGGGTGCCGGTGCGCGGCCACGACGAGATCGCCGACCTGGCCGGGGCGTTCAACCGGATGGCGGACTCCTTGCAGCGCAGCGAGGAACGGCAGCGGCGGATGATCGCCGACATCGCGCACGAGCTGCGCACCCCGCTGGCCAACATCCGCGGCTACCTGGAGGCGCTCAAGGACGGCGTGCTGCCGCCGGATCCGGACCTGTTCGACTCGCTGCACGAGGAAGCCCTGTTGCAGCAGCGGCTGATCGAGGACATCCAGCTGCTCGCCCTCGCCGACGCCGGATCGCTGTCCTACCAGCACGAACCGGTGGACCTCGGCGAGGTGGTGGCGGCCACCCGCACCGGCTTCCAGGCGGTGGCCACCGCGGCCGGGGTCGACTTGGTGTCCACTGTGGACGATCCAGCGCCGGTGGTGACCGGGGATCCGAACCGGCTGCGGCAGGTGCTGGGCAACCTGGTGAGCAACGCGATCAGGGCCACCCCGGCCGGTGGTGTGGTCGAGCTGGCCGCGCGGGCCGAGGGCGGGATGGCGGTGCTCACCGTGACCGACACCGGGCGCGGCATCCGGGCGGCGGACCTGCCGCACGTGTTCGACCGGTTCTGGCGGGCCGACGACGCGCGCACGCGGGCCACCGGGGGGAGCGGGCTGGGGTTGTCCATCGCGCGGGAGATCGTGACCGCGCACGGGGGCGCGATCGCCGCGGAGAGTCCGGCGGTCGAGGGCGCTGGGGGCGCGGTCGGCGCGGCGGGCGGGAGTGGCTCCCGGTTCAGCGTGCGGCTGCCGCTGCTCACCGGCACGGCGGGCGGTACGGGTAGTCCGGGAACCGCGCCGACCACTCCTCCGCGGTGA
- a CDS encoding helix-turn-helix domain-containing protein, with the protein MGGGTGFAAGLRRLRRERGLSLAALSARTHYSKGYLSNLEHERKPPTPDLARRLDEVLDGRGVLIELAAAAAEPVCPYRGLAAFEAADRRWFFGRERLTAELVAAFGAARGRGRPLVVFGASGAGKSSLLRAGLAPRLGAVEVVTPGGGLPEPGSALVVDQFEEVFTLCESAAERSEFIAEVCRRGADGVVLAVRADFFPQCLAQPELLEVVRHNQFAVGAMSRAELTEAITGPAAAAKLTVEPGLVELLLSDLGAGDRGYEPGSLPLLSYALLGTWEHREQDRLTVAGYRATGGIRGAVAAAAEQVYTQLDEDARQAARRLLLRLVRVGADGEDTRRRVPLAQLSAGDRQDPTLVAMEAFAAARLLVLDRDAVQITHEALVRAWPRLREWIDTDRVALRARQHISEAADLWVSTGRVPALTYRGVALATATAWEAAHPAEVTPLEREFLRAGRHEEQRGVRRLRSLVAALTVFVLIAALTGGIALVQRQEALTSRDEATSRQVGEQAAGLLGSDPSLAGQLGLAAYQLAGTPAARGAVLSAFATAYPTRLHGGGEQVDVVALRPDGGLLATGSQDGVVQLWDATDGRRGEPLRTLPNTGRVTGLEFSPDGRWLALSSAGGVALWEVGAPVRARQLAALLPRTKVNQLEFSPDGTLLATAGSADAVTRLWSLRDPAAPQQVSVLPGHTGEVFGLAFSPDGPTLATAGQDGVVLGWRLADPANPGAPHHILTARGPVSAITYSQDGRRLVVADETHALWLAERGAVRTMPAPDVLVRGLAFGPDADRVVLGANDGLLRVLDLVSGREIQRLRQPNRVRAIAFDRAGRLLASASSGGRSYLWHDPLANPAGGPNEIDGVFAHQESSLLATTAVRAPEVRLWRTDWSGLLPLGTLTGHTDAVQHTAFSADGRRLATAARDRTVRLWDLADPDHPAHLSTMDGYRETVGRVALSPDGNLLASGDDAGDLVLWNISDPRAPKRLAILADDFRTVNAVAFSPDSRRLASGNTDRSIRLWDLGEPGNPRQQAKITGFREAVTGVSFSPDGQLLAGASLDQSARLWRVGEPARPVPLAVISGHRGPVHTATFSPDGRTLVTTGGEGTARLWDLADPANPQLHAPLTSPDAPVTAVFHTGGRRIALATGGHTLRFWDTDPDAAVNRLCALTGTPITAEEWSARFPDYPYRPPCR; encoded by the coding sequence ATGGGCGGCGGCACCGGTTTCGCCGCTGGGTTGCGGCGGTTGCGGCGGGAGCGGGGGTTGTCGCTGGCCGCGTTGTCCGCGCGCACGCACTACAGCAAGGGCTACCTCAGCAACCTGGAGCACGAGCGCAAACCGCCGACGCCGGACCTGGCGCGGCGGCTGGACGAGGTGCTCGACGGGCGGGGTGTGCTCATCGAGCTGGCGGCCGCGGCGGCCGAGCCGGTGTGCCCGTACCGGGGGCTGGCCGCGTTCGAGGCGGCGGACCGGCGGTGGTTCTTCGGGCGGGAGCGGCTCACCGCAGAGCTGGTGGCGGCCTTCGGGGCGGCGCGCGGGCGGGGCAGGCCGCTTGTGGTGTTCGGGGCCTCGGGGGCGGGGAAGTCCTCGCTGCTGCGGGCTGGGCTGGCGCCCCGGCTGGGCGCGGTGGAGGTGGTCACGCCGGGCGGTGGGCTGCCGGAGCCGGGGTCGGCGCTGGTGGTGGACCAGTTCGAGGAGGTCTTCACCCTCTGTGAGTCGGCGGCGGAGCGGTCGGAGTTCATCGCGGAGGTGTGTCGCCGGGGCGCTGACGGGGTGGTGCTGGCGGTGCGGGCCGACTTCTTCCCGCAGTGCCTCGCCCAGCCGGAGCTGCTGGAAGTGGTGCGGCACAACCAGTTCGCGGTCGGCGCGATGTCCAGGGCCGAGCTCACCGAGGCGATCACCGGTCCGGCCGCCGCGGCCAAGCTGACCGTGGAACCGGGGCTGGTCGAGCTGCTGCTCAGCGATCTCGGCGCGGGCGACCGCGGCTACGAACCCGGCTCGCTGCCGCTGCTGTCCTACGCGCTGCTGGGCACCTGGGAGCACCGCGAGCAGGACCGGCTCACCGTGGCCGGGTACCGGGCCACCGGCGGGATCCGCGGCGCGGTGGCGGCCGCGGCCGAGCAGGTCTACACCCAGCTGGACGAGGACGCCCGGCAGGCGGCGCGGCGGTTGCTGCTGCGGCTGGTGCGGGTGGGCGCCGACGGCGAGGACACCCGGCGGCGGGTGCCACTGGCCCAGCTCAGCGCGGGTGACCGGCAGGACCCGACGCTGGTCGCGATGGAGGCATTCGCCGCGGCCCGGCTGCTGGTGCTCGACCGGGACGCGGTCCAGATCACGCACGAGGCGCTGGTCAGGGCCTGGCCGCGGCTGCGGGAGTGGATCGACACCGACCGGGTCGCGCTGCGCGCCCGGCAGCACATCAGCGAGGCCGCCGATCTCTGGGTGAGCACCGGCCGGGTGCCCGCGCTGACCTACCGGGGCGTCGCGCTGGCCACCGCGACCGCGTGGGAGGCCGCCCACCCGGCCGAGGTCACGCCGCTGGAGCGGGAGTTCCTGCGGGCCGGGCGGCACGAGGAGCAGCGCGGGGTGCGGCGGTTGCGCTCGCTGGTCGCCGCGCTCACCGTGTTCGTGCTGATCGCGGCGCTGACCGGCGGGATCGCCTTGGTGCAGCGGCAGGAGGCGCTCACCTCGCGGGACGAGGCCACCTCGCGCCAGGTCGGTGAGCAGGCCGCCGGTCTGCTCGGCAGCGACCCCTCATTGGCCGGGCAGCTCGGGCTGGCCGCCTACCAGCTCGCGGGCACCCCGGCGGCGCGCGGCGCGGTGCTCTCCGCCTTCGCCACTGCCTACCCGACCCGGCTGCACGGCGGCGGCGAGCAGGTGGACGTGGTCGCGCTCCGGCCGGACGGCGGGCTGCTGGCCACCGGCAGCCAGGACGGGGTGGTGCAGCTGTGGGACGCCACCGACGGGCGGCGCGGCGAGCCGCTGCGCACGCTGCCCAACACCGGGCGGGTCACCGGCCTGGAGTTCAGCCCGGACGGGCGCTGGCTCGCGCTCTCCAGCGCGGGCGGGGTGGCGCTGTGGGAGGTCGGGGCGCCGGTGCGGGCCAGGCAGCTGGCCGCGCTGCTGCCGCGGACCAAGGTGAACCAGCTGGAGTTCAGCCCGGACGGCACACTGCTGGCCACCGCGGGCTCGGCGGACGCGGTGACCCGGCTCTGGTCCCTGCGCGATCCCGCTGCGCCGCAACAGGTCTCGGTGCTTCCCGGGCACACCGGCGAGGTGTTCGGACTGGCCTTCAGCCCGGACGGCCCGACCCTGGCCACCGCGGGGCAGGACGGCGTGGTGCTCGGCTGGCGACTGGCCGACCCGGCCAACCCCGGTGCGCCGCACCACATCCTGACCGCGCGCGGGCCGGTCAGCGCGATCACCTACAGCCAGGACGGCCGCCGCCTGGTGGTCGCCGACGAGACGCACGCGCTGTGGCTGGCCGAGCGTGGCGCGGTGCGCACCATGCCCGCGCCGGACGTGCTGGTGCGCGGCCTGGCCTTCGGCCCGGACGCCGACCGGGTGGTGCTGGGCGCGAATGACGGGCTGCTGCGGGTGCTGGACCTGGTCTCCGGCCGGGAGATCCAGCGGCTGCGGCAGCCGAACCGGGTGCGCGCCATCGCCTTCGACCGGGCCGGGCGACTGCTCGCCTCCGCCAGCAGCGGCGGCCGCTCCTACCTGTGGCACGACCCGCTGGCCAACCCGGCGGGCGGGCCCAACGAGATCGACGGGGTGTTCGCGCACCAGGAGAGCAGCCTGCTGGCCACCACCGCGGTGCGCGCGCCGGAGGTCCGGCTGTGGCGCACCGACTGGTCCGGACTGCTCCCGCTGGGCACGCTGACCGGGCACACCGACGCGGTGCAGCACACCGCGTTCAGCGCCGACGGCCGCCGCCTGGCCACCGCGGCCAGGGACCGGACCGTCCGGCTGTGGGACCTGGCAGATCCGGACCACCCGGCACATCTGTCCACTATGGACGGTTATCGCGAGACCGTGGGCCGGGTCGCGCTCAGCCCGGACGGCAACCTGCTGGCCAGTGGCGACGACGCCGGGGACCTGGTGCTGTGGAACATCTCCGACCCGCGCGCGCCGAAGCGGCTGGCCATCCTGGCCGATGACTTCCGCACCGTGAACGCGGTGGCCTTCAGCCCGGACAGCCGCCGCCTGGCCTCCGGCAACACCGACCGCTCGATCCGGCTGTGGGACCTGGGCGAGCCGGGAAACCCGCGCCAGCAAGCCAAGATCACCGGTTTCCGGGAGGCGGTCACCGGGGTGTCGTTCAGCCCGGACGGGCAGCTACTGGCCGGCGCGAGCCTGGACCAGAGCGCCCGACTGTGGCGGGTCGGCGAGCCGGCGCGGCCGGTGCCGCTGGCCGTGATCAGCGGTCACCGCGGCCCGGTGCACACCGCCACGTTCAGCCCGGACGGCCGCACCCTGGTGACCACCGGCGGCGAGGGCACCGCCCGGCTGTGGGACCTGGCCGACCCGGCGAACCCCCAACTGCACGCCCCACTGACCAGCCCGGACGCCCCGGTCACCGCGGTCTTCCACACCGGCGGCAGGCGGATCGCGCTGGCCACGGGCGGGCACACCCTGCGGTTCTGGGACACCGATCCGGACGCCGCGGTGAACCGGCTGTGCGCGCTGACCGGGACGCCGATCACCGCGGAGGAGTGGTCGGCGCGGTTCCCGGACTACCCGTACCGCCCGCCGTGCCGGTGA